In the Micromonospora narathiwatensis genome, one interval contains:
- a CDS encoding ABC transporter ATP-binding protein: MDLRGAPRRPVLDVRGLTKVYGERDAAVHALRGVNLSVEAGDYVAIMGSSGSGKSTLMNILGCLDVPSGGRYLLDGVDVSSLADRQLALVRNRLIGFVFQAFNLIPRTSALANVELPLAYAGVRATQRRRRAMAALDAVGLAERADHHPNQLSGGQQQRVAVARALVTEPALLLADEPTGNLDSHSTEDILAILDQLNAAGRTIVLITHETEVGARARRLVRLFDGQVRADDRQDALGRHAVGVPR; the protein is encoded by the coding sequence ATGGACCTCCGGGGCGCGCCGCGCCGTCCGGTACTGGACGTCCGCGGGCTGACGAAGGTGTACGGCGAAAGGGACGCGGCGGTGCACGCGCTGCGCGGCGTCAACCTCTCGGTCGAGGCGGGCGACTACGTGGCGATCATGGGATCGTCAGGTTCCGGCAAGTCCACCCTGATGAACATCCTCGGCTGTCTCGACGTGCCGTCGGGCGGACGCTACCTGCTCGACGGGGTCGACGTGAGCAGCCTCGCCGACCGGCAACTCGCGCTGGTACGCAACCGGCTGATCGGCTTCGTGTTCCAGGCGTTCAACCTCATTCCCCGTACCAGCGCGCTGGCCAACGTGGAACTTCCGCTGGCGTACGCCGGTGTCCGGGCGACGCAGCGCCGGCGTCGGGCGATGGCCGCGCTGGACGCCGTCGGCCTCGCCGAGCGGGCCGACCACCACCCCAACCAGCTCTCCGGCGGGCAGCAGCAACGGGTCGCCGTCGCCCGGGCGCTGGTCACCGAGCCGGCTCTGCTGCTGGCCGACGAGCCCACCGGCAACCTCGACAGCCACTCCACAGAGGACATCCTGGCCATCCTCGACCAGCTCAACGCCGCCGGACGGACGATCGTGCTGATTACCCACGAGACGGAGGTCGGCGCCCGGGCGCGTCGTCTGGTACGGCTCTTCGACGGTCAGGTCCGCGCCGACGACCGGCAGGACGCGCTGGGCCGGCACGCGGTGGGGGTGCCGCGGTGA
- a CDS encoding efflux RND transporter periplasmic adaptor subunit has protein sequence MRVRLPAVLYRPPVAVNTALALLLLGGGYWGWSSVVGDSAAQAEPGRAARTVLVARGTVTATVTADGSVESATTASASFATPGTVTDIRVRVGQQVKKGQLLATVDPAAAERALKVAQANLDAAEGALDRARAADSDTSSAENAVTQAELAVDEAKATVTGTKLTAPMAGTVVAVNGTVGSSSGGSGGASSGSSGGQQGGGASSTTSGFVDLADLSHLQVSAAVAEADATRLKSGQAATVTWNALSGARATGKVVAIDPQATTSNNVVTYGVTIGLDELPTGAKPGQTVAVSVVTGTAQDVLMVNSAAVSGNGDRRSVTVVTETGQESRRVQVGLAGNQAYEITSGLAEGDRVVLPESTGTGSNGGGLRGGAGFPGGGGFPGGGGFPGGGGLPGGGGFPGAGQGGRPAGNGGG, from the coding sequence ATGCGAGTGCGCCTGCCGGCCGTCCTGTACCGGCCCCCCGTGGCGGTGAACACCGCACTGGCTCTGCTGCTGCTCGGCGGCGGCTACTGGGGCTGGTCGTCGGTGGTCGGCGACTCCGCCGCGCAGGCGGAGCCGGGCCGGGCCGCCCGGACGGTCCTGGTGGCGCGGGGGACGGTGACCGCCACGGTCACGGCGGACGGCTCGGTCGAGAGCGCCACCACGGCGAGCGCCAGCTTCGCGACCCCCGGCACGGTCACCGACATTCGCGTACGGGTCGGGCAGCAGGTCAAGAAGGGGCAGCTGCTGGCGACGGTCGATCCGGCCGCCGCTGAGCGAGCGCTCAAGGTTGCCCAGGCGAACCTGGATGCCGCCGAGGGCGCGCTGGACCGGGCCCGCGCCGCCGACAGCGACACCTCGTCCGCCGAGAACGCGGTGACCCAGGCGGAACTCGCGGTCGACGAGGCCAAGGCCACGGTGACCGGGACGAAACTCACCGCGCCGATGGCTGGCACGGTGGTCGCCGTCAACGGCACGGTCGGCAGTTCGTCCGGCGGCTCCGGCGGCGCGTCGTCCGGCAGTTCCGGCGGCCAGCAGGGCGGTGGCGCGTCGAGCACGACCTCCGGGTTCGTGGACCTCGCCGACCTGTCCCACCTCCAGGTCAGCGCGGCGGTCGCGGAGGCGGACGCCACCCGGCTCAAGAGCGGACAGGCGGCCACCGTCACCTGGAACGCGTTGTCCGGCGCCCGGGCCACCGGCAAGGTGGTGGCGATCGACCCCCAGGCCACCACCAGCAACAACGTGGTCACCTACGGTGTGACGATCGGCCTGGACGAGCTGCCCACCGGCGCCAAGCCGGGACAGACGGTCGCGGTCAGCGTGGTCACCGGCACCGCCCAGGACGTGCTGATGGTCAACTCGGCCGCGGTCAGCGGCAACGGCGACCGGCGCAGCGTCACGGTGGTCACCGAGACCGGCCAGGAGAGCCGGCGGGTGCAGGTCGGACTCGCCGGCAACCAGGCGTACGAGATCACCTCCGGACTGGCCGAGGGCGACCGGGTCGTCCTACCGGAGAGCACCGGGACCGGCAGCAACGGCGGCGGCCTTCGGGGCGGCGCGGGATTCCCCGGCGGTGGCGGTTTCCCCGGCGGTGGCGGTTTCCCCGGCGGTGGCGGCCTTCCCGGCGGTGGCGGGTTCCCGGGCGCCGGTCAGGGCGGGCGACCGGCCGGAAACGGAGGCGGCTGA
- a CDS encoding sensor histidine kinase: protein MNRRLRVRRWAHWTLRSRLVVVVGALTTLALLGANTAGFFLLRGYLLQRIDDQLTAQARPLHSGPWPGTSPRPGGATPPAVAASASPPVAAAPEPEPGAGRGVPGRFARLGQDQMVLVYRADGTRDTERSSTPTAAAPDPGTLAEVTARAATGRPYTVAGGDGAAEWRLLAVPVGPDGAIVVLGVSLSEADRTADRLLLIDVAVTGTVLLALGLLAASVVRLGLSPLTRMEGIVAGITGGEVNRRVDGADPHTEPGRLGAAVNLMLDRISAEMTARAASERRLRQFVADASHELRTPLTSIRGFAELYRRGGAPPGPLLDETMSRIEGEAARMGVLVEDLLLLARLDQQRIPALRPVDLLEIAADTIRDAHARTPERRVRLTTLADRDDSFEPPSVLGDEHRLRQVAANLVGNALQHTGPDVQVTVRVGRLPAPPADPAVRSAPLPATTGDGLAVIEVHDDGPGIPAEHAGRVFERLYRVDPSRGRGNGGGSGLGLSIAASIVHAHLGCIELDTASGTGTTFRVLLPAAPDQAAGNPDAALLAVDGEPADPPEFRTAIPSQL from the coding sequence GTGAACCGCCGGCTGCGGGTGCGCCGGTGGGCACACTGGACCCTGCGCTCCCGGCTCGTGGTCGTGGTCGGTGCGCTCACCACGCTCGCCCTGCTCGGCGCGAACACGGCCGGATTCTTCCTGCTTCGCGGCTATCTGCTGCAACGGATCGACGACCAGTTGACCGCGCAGGCCCGGCCACTACACAGCGGGCCCTGGCCGGGGACGTCGCCCAGGCCGGGCGGTGCCACCCCGCCGGCCGTCGCGGCGTCCGCGAGCCCGCCCGTCGCGGCGGCACCGGAACCCGAGCCCGGTGCCGGACGTGGCGTGCCCGGGCGCTTCGCCCGCCTGGGCCAGGACCAGATGGTCCTGGTCTACCGCGCGGACGGCACCCGGGACACCGAACGCAGCAGCACGCCGACGGCGGCAGCCCCGGATCCGGGCACTCTCGCCGAGGTGACGGCGCGGGCCGCGACCGGCCGGCCGTACACCGTTGCGGGCGGTGACGGCGCTGCCGAGTGGCGGTTGCTGGCCGTGCCGGTCGGGCCGGACGGAGCGATCGTGGTCCTCGGCGTGTCACTGAGCGAGGCGGACCGGACCGCCGACCGGCTGCTGCTCATCGACGTGGCGGTCACCGGCACCGTGCTGCTCGCGCTGGGCCTGCTCGCGGCCTCGGTGGTCCGGCTGGGCCTGAGCCCGCTGACCAGGATGGAGGGCATCGTCGCGGGGATCACCGGGGGCGAGGTCAACCGCCGGGTCGACGGGGCCGACCCGCACACCGAGCCGGGCCGGCTGGGCGCTGCGGTGAACTTGATGCTGGACCGGATCAGTGCCGAGATGACGGCCCGCGCCGCCTCCGAACGGCGACTGCGTCAGTTCGTCGCGGACGCCTCGCACGAACTGCGTACTCCCCTGACCTCGATCCGGGGCTTCGCCGAGTTGTACCGGCGCGGTGGCGCTCCACCGGGGCCGCTGCTCGACGAGACGATGAGCCGCATCGAGGGCGAGGCGGCCCGGATGGGGGTGCTGGTCGAGGACCTGCTCCTGCTCGCCCGGCTGGACCAGCAGCGGATTCCGGCGCTGCGTCCCGTTGACCTGCTGGAGATAGCGGCCGACACCATCCGCGACGCGCACGCCCGGACGCCGGAGCGGCGCGTCCGGCTGACCACCCTGGCCGACCGCGACGACTCGTTCGAGCCGCCGAGCGTGCTCGGTGACGAGCACCGGCTCCGTCAGGTCGCGGCGAACCTGGTCGGCAACGCGCTCCAGCACACCGGGCCGGACGTGCAGGTCACCGTCCGAGTCGGGCGGCTGCCCGCACCACCGGCCGACCCGGCCGTCCGATCCGCCCCACTGCCCGCGACGACCGGCGACGGGCTCGCGGTGATCGAGGTGCACGACGACGGGCCGGGAATACCGGCGGAGCACGCCGGCCGGGTGTTCGAACGGCTCTACCGGGTGGATCCCAGCCGCGGGCGGGGCAACGGCGGCGGCTCCGGCCTGGGACTCTCCATCGCCGCCTCGATCGTGCACGCCCACCTCGGCTGCATCGAGCTGGACACCGCCTCCGGTACGGGAACGACCTTCCGGGTGCTGCTGCCCGCCGCGCCCGACCAGGCCGCCGGGAATCCGGACGCCGCGCTCCTTGCCGTCGACGGTGAGCCGGCCGACCCGCCCGAGTTTCGGACGGCGATTCCGAGCCAGCTCTGA
- a CDS encoding response regulator transcription factor — MTGTARVLVVDDEANISTLLAAALRLVSYDTRVAATGRAALTCVEEFDPHLVVLDVMLPDLDGFEVARRLRAAGQPVPVLFLSARDTVEDRVTGLVVGADDYVAKPFSLEEVVLRIRAILRRSRPESPTVPENSTLRYADLELDDGAHQVRRAGQPVDLSPTEFRLLRYLLLNAGRVVSKAQILDRVWNYDFGGDGRIVESYVYYLRRKVDRLGPPLIHTVRGVGYTLRLPPGDE; from the coding sequence ATGACCGGCACCGCCCGGGTGCTGGTGGTGGACGACGAGGCCAACATCTCCACGTTGCTGGCCGCCGCGCTGCGCCTGGTCTCGTATGACACCCGGGTGGCCGCCACCGGCCGAGCGGCACTGACCTGCGTCGAGGAGTTCGACCCCCACCTGGTCGTCCTCGACGTGATGCTGCCGGACCTCGACGGATTCGAGGTGGCCCGGCGGCTACGCGCGGCCGGGCAGCCGGTGCCGGTGCTCTTCCTGAGCGCCAGGGACACGGTGGAGGACCGGGTGACCGGGCTGGTCGTCGGCGCGGACGACTATGTCGCCAAGCCGTTCAGCCTCGAAGAGGTGGTGCTGCGGATCCGAGCCATCCTGCGACGCAGCCGACCGGAGTCACCGACGGTGCCGGAGAATTCGACGCTGCGCTACGCCGACCTGGAGCTTGACGACGGCGCGCACCAGGTACGCCGGGCGGGCCAGCCGGTGGACCTGTCGCCGACCGAGTTCCGGCTGCTGCGCTATCTCCTGCTCAACGCCGGCCGGGTGGTGAGCAAGGCACAGATCCTCGACCGGGTGTGGAACTACGACTTCGGCGGTGACGGGCGGATCGTCGAGTCGTACGTGTACTACCTGAGACGCAAGGTCGACCGCCTCGGACCTCCACTCATCCACACGGTTCGCGGCGTGGGGTACACCCTCCGGCTGCCACCCGGGGACGAGTGA
- a CDS encoding efflux RND transporter periplasmic adaptor subunit yields the protein MKDGQTRLWRTRRVRWGAAIAGATLVLGAAGAWAFTGDDGEVPTRRATVAVDRGPVEIEVATTGTVQPATTRALSFTVSGTVASVAVRPGTVVRAGQRLATLSDEDVATAADAVGRAEQDLADARNALTKARESTDAASSCATAAVRPVAWTSPQPTETASPTPSAPSGSATPTTSPSGAPPASPTRTVPTHPAPTRPAPARTGAEQPGAPPAPGGTACPGGSQGGGDRILDAQRRVNQAEAAVAEAESTRSGATITAPIRGTVLAVAGKVGGTVGRGATFITLADTFGMQVEAKFPEADAAAIAVGQSATVRLADRAGQTFPATVVQVDPAGTADGRMVRYGAVLSFADAPESLLIGQTAAVTVRTGSVPDALRVPSTAVHDVTDDRGTVRVDATGESRTVTIGLRGDQYTEVTDGLTAGDLVLRSW from the coding sequence ATGAAAGACGGCCAGACCCGACTGTGGCGTACCCGACGGGTTCGCTGGGGCGCCGCCATCGCCGGGGCCACGCTCGTGCTCGGCGCCGCCGGGGCCTGGGCGTTCACCGGGGACGACGGCGAGGTACCGACCCGGCGGGCCACCGTGGCGGTCGACCGGGGGCCGGTCGAGATCGAGGTCGCCACGACCGGCACGGTCCAGCCGGCGACCACCCGGGCGCTGAGCTTCACCGTTTCCGGCACGGTGGCGAGCGTCGCCGTTCGGCCCGGCACCGTGGTGCGGGCCGGGCAGAGGCTCGCCACCCTCTCCGACGAGGACGTCGCAACGGCGGCCGACGCGGTCGGCCGTGCCGAGCAGGATCTGGCGGACGCCCGGAACGCGCTGACCAAGGCACGCGAGTCGACCGACGCCGCGTCGAGCTGCGCGACCGCAGCCGTCCGGCCCGTCGCGTGGACGTCGCCGCAACCCACCGAGACGGCGAGTCCGACTCCCTCGGCGCCATCGGGTTCCGCGACACCGACCACATCCCCGAGCGGCGCGCCGCCCGCCTCCCCCACCCGCACTGTCCCCACCCACCCCGCTCCCACCCGCCCCGCCCCCGCTCGGACCGGGGCCGAGCAGCCCGGTGCGCCGCCCGCACCCGGCGGAACCGCCTGTCCCGGCGGATCCCAGGGCGGCGGTGACCGCATCCTCGACGCGCAACGCCGGGTCAACCAGGCCGAGGCGGCGGTCGCGGAGGCGGAGAGCACGCGGTCCGGTGCCACCATCACCGCGCCGATCCGGGGCACCGTCCTGGCCGTCGCGGGAAAGGTGGGCGGCACGGTCGGCCGAGGCGCCACCTTCATCACCCTGGCGGACACCTTCGGCATGCAGGTCGAGGCGAAGTTCCCCGAGGCGGACGCGGCGGCCATCGCCGTCGGGCAGTCGGCCACGGTACGCCTCGCCGACCGAGCCGGCCAGACGTTCCCGGCGACCGTCGTGCAGGTGGACCCGGCCGGCACCGCCGACGGCAGGATGGTCCGCTACGGCGCGGTGCTCTCGTTCGCCGACGCCCCGGAGAGCCTGCTGATCGGGCAGACCGCGGCGGTGACGGTGCGTACCGGGTCGGTCCCCGACGCGCTGCGCGTGCCGTCCACCGCGGTGCACGATGTGACGGACGACCGCGGCACCGTACGGGTCGACGCCACCGGAGAGTCGCGCACAGTCACCATCGGCCTACGCGGTGACCAGTACACCGAGGTCACCGACGGGCTGACCGCCGGTGACCTCGTCCTCCGGTCGTGGTGA
- a CDS encoding PT domain-containing protein, with protein MSKTGRSRLLAAVLTAAASALLTACGGDSTPTTAATGAEGDNPFAAYQNCLRDNGITLPSGGPGRSPGDRPSGFPTTRPSGFPTARPSGFPSGFPTDRPSGGEGRRFPGMGRPADVDEATWQKAQEACASVRPTGGPGGWGGPGGSAAPGDGRGTAYRTCLSGRGVDLDHLDPSDAKTKEALLACAAVSPAPTN; from the coding sequence GTGTCGAAGACTGGAAGGAGCCGCCTACTGGCGGCCGTCCTGACCGCCGCCGCGTCGGCGCTGCTGACCGCGTGCGGCGGGGACAGCACCCCCACCACCGCGGCGACCGGTGCCGAAGGGGACAACCCCTTCGCCGCGTACCAGAACTGCCTTCGCGACAACGGCATCACCCTGCCTTCGGGCGGCCCGGGCCGCTCCCCGGGGGACCGGCCGTCCGGCTTCCCGACCACCCGGCCGTCCGGCTTCCCGACCGCTCGGCCCTCCGGGTTCCCGTCCGGGTTCCCGACGGATCGGCCGTCCGGTGGCGAGGGACGCCGGTTCCCGGGGATGGGCCGGCCGGCGGATGTCGACGAGGCCACCTGGCAGAAGGCGCAGGAGGCGTGCGCCTCGGTGCGGCCGACCGGAGGGCCCGGGGGGTGGGGCGGGCCCGGCGGCTCGGCCGCGCCGGGCGACGGGCGTGGTACGGCCTACCGCACCTGCCTCAGCGGGCGCGGTGTCGATCTGGACCATCTCGACCCGTCCGACGCGAAGACGAAGGAGGCGCTCCTGGCCTGTGCGGCGGTCAGCCCGGCACCGACGAACTGA
- a CDS encoding thiamine pyrophosphate-dependent enzyme yields the protein MTSKRQAIAAILNAAGSTPVICTTGYTSRIAQSLGHRPHNFYMTGSMGLAAALGAGVASATARPVIVIDGDGSVLMNTSALCTIGSMPALPLTHIVLDDGRYASTGGQPTYSERHDLTGIASAAGYPYVMSTAEPTELTATVARRATGQAGPLFLHCRLSTSAEDPGPRVAEALHEHAAGFRRAVLGQATE from the coding sequence TTGACGTCCAAGAGGCAGGCGATCGCGGCAATCCTCAATGCCGCCGGGTCCACCCCGGTGATCTGCACAACCGGATACACCTCCCGCATCGCGCAGAGTCTGGGCCATCGTCCCCACAACTTCTACATGACCGGATCGATGGGGCTGGCGGCAGCGCTCGGCGCCGGAGTCGCGTCGGCCACCGCACGCCCGGTCATCGTCATCGACGGGGACGGGAGTGTTCTCATGAACACCTCGGCGCTGTGCACCATCGGCTCCATGCCGGCGCTGCCCCTCACGCACATCGTCCTCGACGACGGCCGGTACGCGTCGACGGGCGGACAACCGACCTACTCCGAGCGCCACGACCTCACGGGCATCGCGTCGGCGGCGGGCTATCCGTACGTCATGTCGACCGCCGAGCCGACCGAGCTCACGGCGACGGTCGCGCGACGTGCGACGGGGCAGGCGGGTCCGCTGTTCCTGCACTGCCGATTGTCGACGTCGGCGGAGGACCCGGGACCGCGGGTCGCGGAGGCGCTGCACGAGCATGCGGCCGGGTTCCGGCGGGCGGTGCTCGGCCAGGCGACCGAATGA